AGAAATCTATTAATGTTATTCGAGACAGTAAGATGAATAGAAAGTAGGCAGTAATAAGAGGAAAATTATATGGACTACATTTATCCGCAGAAATCCTAAAAtgtcaatattatttcaaataatataataaaataacgaGTTTACCTTTCCACCACTATGAACTTCTCTGGAGCTTTCCTCGTCACCGCCGTTTTCAGTCGAAGTTTTACAGCAGTGAGAGAATGTCTAGCAAAAGAAATGATAGTTTTGAAAGTTACTCTTTTAACGCTAAAAGCTATATACAGGAAGTCACTTAGGTAGAAATATATCGTATTCCGGGAAACATAAATCCGTGGAAGTTTTTGCATAATGGATTAGATAAAGGGTCTGTGATTAACAGCATTCAAGGATCAAACCCGTAATCTtatactaccgtgtttccccgaaaataagacggggtcttatttcaattttccccCGAAAAATAACATTaggacttattttcgggggatgtcttaaaTTTCCagttatcaaaaacaaaattacaaagcagAGAATTACGaggttttcaaatatacaaaatatgaaaacctatatctatttacttataaataacacgtttttattcaaaataactgcataACATAGTATATCAATCATTcgaaacgtgtaggagagattacTAGGACtgggtcaaaaaaaaaatcttgcatTTTTGACTACGTCTTATTAAGGGTacgcttatattaaaatcaaaatcacTTTAAAGTTAATGTCATAATTCTTGTCCGATGTAAGCCAttgtaatcaatttattttaaaacaaaattaagaaATATCAAACGTCTCACCAAGATTTTGTTCGTCTTCCTTACTCCCCGACCAAACCATGATGCAAACGCATATAGGCATTGTACTGCAGTCAAATAAGATGAAGCCTCATCCTGCTCCTGGAAACAAGATATCAAATTTAGTACAAAAATAAGTATCCTGCCTTCATTTTTAGATACATACATGAACTCATAGAGGCTGGAAACTGCCGGGGTTTGACATGATTCTCGGTTCGATACAGTTTCGTTCAACATAGGTGAGGCGATGTATGCCAACTCAACTAGTAGACAGAAAtctccattttttttatatttgagatGCTTACATAAGCATCGCTATTTCCGTGTATGGCCTATGATTGACTCAAAGTCtaactttaaataaaaaaaaaatagtaaatataaAGCCCGTACACCTCCGTCGCAAACGTACTTGAATCGATTAAGGCGATTTACAGAGCCGGTCATACCTATTGCGGAACTATATGGAACGAGTTACTTGGTGCCCAGCCTCCCAGTACGGATGGAGATATAGATAATAAACATGTCAACATATTATAACACTATTTCCATTTGTTGCATATGCGGACtcgaaagaaaaattttatttctataaaaatattataataagtCCCGACATATTGAAGCGAAAAATATCGCAAATGCAGTAGATTCAACCGTGCCATAAAGGCGAATATATGCCTACGCTAGTTTGCTATACCTACACAATAGCTTCTTTTGTTGACCATTTCGAACTATTTCAGACATGGTCATGTTAATTAAGGGTTACGAAACAGTTTTTCTCTTCCCTCTGTTTTTGTAATATATCGAAGAgttatttgaatattcgaaGTGCAGGCTGCCATTGTGAGGAATCCCGAGGGCCGGCCCGCCAAGCTATTTAGTGTGACCCTTGTGTCAACACTCAGGTTTTCCATTATCAGACATAGGCTATAATCTTAATCTTATGTTCAcatacataatattttttgactttATCGCTGCGTTAAATTCTAAACCTGTCTTTATTCCTGAAGGGATAAGCGGGAGCCGCCTTTCGCATTATTGTGCCGTTGCCGTTGAGGTTGTATATATGGCCCACCCACAAAAAATGTTGTGCTCCCATGTGCTATAGCGATGGGCCAATTAGGTATTCAGGAATCAGGTGCGATGATACCCTCtcgtatttatatttttagtaaCATATAGGACCATGAATAGGATTATTTATAGGTCTTACATATAAAACTCGGTTTTCTTAGGTGGTTTCACATAGTCCAAACAGAATTGAATCAACACTTGATCATGAAATTATATGGCGATAAATctcaataataaatttcaatgagTGACTTACCTGGTGAGAAGATTTCCGAAATCTTCTGCCTCGTCGCTTACGGCCACATGATACCCTGTGTCCCTCGCCGTCATGGTCCGTCGTGAAACCGACTTTATTTTGCCTAATATGCATCTTTGATAGTCAAATCAGCGCATATAGAACAAATCTTAATACGCTAAACTCAAATGCTTTTTCGCGCAAAATGGTATTTAATTCAGTAAAACATCTtctttgttacgtcataatagcTCAAAATGTAATTGACCGAACACCAAAGATATCTCGTTCATATTCACGAAATGTATGTAATAcgaaatttgtggaaaattttcagATTACGCCATGTCATCCGTCActcatgacgtcataatacaatTAAGAAGTTTATTCGTTTTGAACCGATTTGTAAGCGGTGTTACTTCCGGTGCGTGCCCGGCCTAACCCCAATCTATTGCATTACATCGGAACATACCACCTTCCTTTGGAAAGGGTGTAATTCATGTTTCACAGACTGTAATTAAGGAAATAAAACCGACAAACCGACGCCAATGCGAATATCTCGGCTACTTGTGTAGGTAAATTGTACGCATAAGCCCACCAACCGACTCTCATAAATTGGAATTAAATGACCGTCAAATGAAATAACTTTGGATGCTTCCCAATTTCGGGTGGAAATGTCAAGCAGGTTATTCACTGACTAGTTTAAAAAGCTGGATGTTTCACTTATTTCCATTTTTAGACTCCATAGCACGCACAAAATGTGAGTGTCATCTGGGCATTTTATAGTCGGATCGTCTTACAAgacaagttttttttgcctgaCGTCCATTTGATATATTATATCTTAATATTTTAGATGATATGCTGGGATCGAACTCGCTATGATTATTTTTTCCGTCATTCGTGGGAATACAGAAATTTTGCGACAACAGTTGTTAAGTTGTGATCGAGGAGGTAGGGCTCGGCAATCGCTGGGGTGGTAAAGTTGCTCGCGGCTAGCGAGGTTGTGGTAGGCACAAACAACATAAGGcccccatttttttttcttttttcatagcTACTTAGTTTCCTCTTTTTATCCGCCACCACTCACTTGTATTTCCTCCGCCACTCTCTGTTTTTATGTACCACGCTTTGTTTTTTTTATCCGAAACTTCTCTTCCTATCTCACATCTGCATTACAACACTCCGTGCGctcttttttttatctattatgtTTGTCTCCTTCTGACAATTTCCCTTCTTTCTAGGGGGTTCGAACTTTTTCATGTACTCTGTCTCCGTCTTTCCTTCCTCTCCTTTTTATTCGCCACCACTCACTTCTTTTTTATCCGGCCCCACTGACTTCATGCATTCCTTCCACCACCCCTTCATTAACACTCCGTGCcttattctcttttttttctcGTTCTATTTACTTTGTCTTACTTTCCTCTCCTTTTTATCAATCAACCTTATCTTTTTCTAACTTCCCTCTCCTGCATTGCTTCTACCACCGCCGCATTACCGCACCTCTACGCTTTCCTTGCGCCACAGATACTGACGAAGATTCCTTGGTCAGCAGATTTTTTTATCAACGTCACGCTTGGCAACCCTTTGGGGTAATTACTTCGACAATTCACGGGCTGCGTTAGTTTTAAACTACGTGCATCAATGACTGCTTGGACCTTTCGTGTGCGCTGCTTAAAACTACTGGTCGAATACTAGCCTTTAAAATCGTATCTTGGTGTAAATCGTGGGATATTCCTTTCTCCAGTGATGAAACCTTTAAAATAAAGCAAATCATATGTAAAACATTCTCCCAACTACAAAAACGTTGGTGAGTCAAAAATGGAATCAAAAATACCTTATTGGAATTCCTGGTCTAAATGTTTTTCCATGATCGGGACTagaaaaatggaaatttatGGATCGTTAATTTTTGGGATCCCAGCCCCACTGGAAAGTCAATTTCTCATACGTATTCCGAAAGCCGATAAGACTCTAGTTCGGATGGTCATTTAGGAATAGGTTTTACACTTTATCAGCCTCTCTATCTGCCCAGAACTATAGACCTAAATTTCCTGCGAACTTTGAGCGGGTCCCTTCACCGTTAAACGCCATCTTTTAGTGTGTTTCCTGTTTTTGTTCTCGTCAAGTGTATTTTCAGTTTGGTGAAAAAATGACTGAGTGACAGAATTGTTGGACCCCTCGGACTCGAACGGATCCGGTCAACCAAAGGTAAATAAAAATCCATCAGAATGTCGttcatttttcacaacaacaaaaattggTCTATTTTAGCCAATAAGGCGAGAAGTAAATTGTATCCAGGGCTGGGATCAACCATTATGCAAAATAAGCATGTGCTTGGGGCATCACGAGAAAGGAGACACCACAGAAAATTTCCGTAGTCGAATTTTGGCGCCTCAGTGTTTAAGGAGCTTGTAAATGCTTTTCTTGTGGTAGTTGTTGAGTTCGGAGTTGGTAAGATCCATTGCGTATACAGAAGTCCCTCGAAAAAAAAGCTAATTTTTTGTGGTGCTTGTAGCTTCTTCGTGAGACTTCCATGTTTAATGTAATAATTCTGGTACTTCAAACATTTACTGACGCATTTTACCAGTGATACTGTTAAAAAACTTCAGTCAATAAATGTTCGAATAGcttttcaccgtaacttcaaatctgtcataaaaaaaacataatttgatGCAACCTATATGAAATGGGAGGTTGCGCGCAACAGTAATAAAGTCAAATAAACAACATTTTTCGTCCTTATTCCATCATAAATATTGGCCAGAGCTTGACAGTCCTgtttaataatgaaaaaactTTCTGCTgaatagatattttatttcaaaatcgataaattcaataaaaaaatatattgtttatttttatcaacTTTACTGAATAGcacaaaattattaatatgattTTCCCTTAATTCTTTCTTTATAAAGGAATAAGCCATAAATTTAAACTGCATTCCAAATCCTCGTCTATGTTTTCTTTGTTATAGTTCTTGCAAATGGAAAGGACTCATGAAATAACCTAAATAAAAAGAGAATTTGATGTAAAAGtggattatttattataaaacaatGTTGATAACTGTATTTCTACTATGACATCACAACGGCTGTTTAATCTGATGTAAATCGAACATTACGACTGTATTAAACCGGAAAGTGAGCAgacaaaaattgtaaaattattgtttaattgttttcacgttaataaaatttataataggTGTGGATACGCGTAAGGAATATCCATTACCTTTCCCTGCTTTAGAAGGGCAATCGTCTATTTTATAGTAACGAACGTCTTCTAGAGCCTCCCTGAAACTGACTGACTTTTTGTTCTCGTTGTTTCGACCACTGGAAGGTACAAGAGCAAGACAGGACTTTCCAGGAACAGCATTGGTTGGCCTGGTATAATTCGCCATCTTTGTGATATCAATATCCTGAGAAAAATCTATTTGTTAACAATTGTCGTTATTAATTATTAAAGAAAGATCTAAAGGTGTTAAATCGCCGTGACGCGACAGAGTTGACAGTATTGAACTCCGCGTTTGAGGGGCTTTTTAGTGTCTCGTACAAAAATAGCATTAAACCATCGCTGAGTTGTTTTAAACTATCATTTAATTCGCCGGTTCAACTTCCAATATATATCTGATATTATCGTTCATTTCCAAAAATTTCAGCCATCCactttttttctgatttttaacATGATAAACATAATATATGTGTCGCAATTCAGCCGCAGTATATGCAGTCATAACTGTGCTGTACAAATAGGTTTAAGTTcacaaatataaattgaaacatACCTCTGAACTTGGTGAGAGGTCATCATCGCTTGGCAATTCATTCTGGAAATCAGAAATAATGTTTTTGTCgagtattattaatattaatactcTACATTGAATTACACTGACATCAATACACTGAATTACATTGCACTGACAATATCAGAGAATTGctaaaaatttatttggaatgaaacaaaCGAAGATAAACTTACAGATGATTTACTTGATTCGTCAGTATCGCTGTCAAAATCATCCTGGGTAGACAAAAAGTATAGTTATTAAGATTTCATAAATTCAgcatatataatttaatatatggCTTTATAAGTTTTCGGACAAGTACGTATTTCCGTTTATGTGACTTCGAAGCGCAGATATACTTTTTTCGCAGTAGTTGCAACGTTTAAATCTGGAGTTAGAATAACTTTGTCGAGGAATCgtttgttttcaatttcatttgattATGCCTGCCAACAGCGCTATTTAGACTACGATAACTTTTGTAACTTCAAATTTTGTACACTGCGACAGGTTGGTAAAGCAAACGTAATGATTCGCCTGGGTATCCCACATCCTACCATATGGTACATAGAAtcatattctgatttttatgAAAGTGTTAATTCAATATTTACTTCGTAATCATCTTCGCAATCTTCATCGCCCAGTTTTTGACTTTCCTCATTGGACTGAAAACAACAATGAAAATATGTTTATGTGAGCATTTAAAAACTGTAAATTTTTACCTGTGCTATCTGTTGGGTTTCTGTGGGACCAACTATTTATCCCTCATGTGGATCCGTTTGTATATAATGCCAGGATGATGTAGCAAGAATCAAGATAACTATTCTGAGTTTTCAAAAAGTAAGGGGTTAATTTTCGTCAATTGATCACTTTTCTCGTCAATTTGTTTATAAAACTCAAACATTTTACCTTTGATGTCTCATCATCTTGATGAGTGTCGTTAATTTTTTTCTCATCTACTTTCTCATCGTGAGATTCCTAGAATAATCAAAATGCAATACTCGTACTAAGAAATCCTGCTCAGGCAAAATGTGTTGCGTGCAATTTCGGTTTAAAATTGGAATGTCTATCAAGGCTATACAGTGTTCGGAATTACGAAAATAAACATCACAAAAAACTGAATACCAAGTAATGCAAAGTCAGGCAAAACACAGTTTGTGAGTGAGTTTATAGCTGCCGCGCTTATGCTTTTTGTAAAAAATCCTAAATCTGCACTAGTTTTTTAAATGCTACAGTTGCCAACAGGGCTTAGTCAAAATGCCAACAACGCGAAGGCAATTTCGTAATATTTTACCAATTGATATTGGCGGCACGTTTACACATATTGTTGCAGATGCATCTCTATCTGAAACAggcataaaatttaaattatggcTTTTGTCTATTGTTATTACTCAATCGCTCTCTTTTTAATAAGTCCAGCTCTTCGAATACGGAGAAAAACTCACATTTGTAGCACTGGCAAGCTCATCAGTATCGCCAATTGGAGATGCCGATGGCAATGGAGATTTGTTCTCTTCTACCTGAAAGTAATTCATGAACGAGATTATTGAgattaaataaattcaaaattaagcGATTTTGGGACGGTAATGATTCATTATTGAAACTTGTACAATTTTACCTCTTTTTCCACTTGTGATATTTCCTTGGAAGACATTTCCACATTGAGGTTGTCTTCGACGTTCTGAAAATACGGGTATGGTTTTGCATAAGGATTTATGTATACCATGCAATAACCATTGGATCTAGTTTATCTTACTACCGTAcaagtactcccgtagtgtgtgtaacaggttaaggttaggccataattttattccgattttccttattttagttctattacgatttcggggGCTGTatctgttagccaagtgattatacccctgcccatagtaatcagtccctTTATAGAAGAGGATTCATCGTTATTTAATACCTTGTTGTTGGGTAAAGAACGCGAGTTGCCATTGGAAGAAAATTCTGCTTCGTTGACTTCATTTTTCTTTCCCTGTGTGAAATTACAATCACAAGAATTATAAACTCAGGTTACTCAGCTATGCTTAAGTTATAGTGAAGAATAATCAGGTAATTCTCCTGTGTTTAATTTTGGAATTGTCGTATCATGAATATTCCTTACTTTTAGTCAATGAACATCTGATCTTACTAATTTCCATTCGCAATATTGTGTCTATTGAGTTAAATGCTGTTAAAATTGCGCCTAACGCAAAGTTCGTACCAATGTCTACTTATCATGACCGTCAAACaagaaacaaaaattcaaacacTGAATACCATTGTGTATTGTGGGCGCACTTTGCATATCGGTTCATCGTAAAAAGGATCGTATGCTCTTCTTTTAGTTATTGCATAAGTAACCTGATCATTTTTCGGTAGTTTTACCTCGGTCGTGTGAGATACCtggaaaacatatttttaaaaataaatagcaaTAATTTGAGCTAGAAAACTATCCCGCGAGGCTTGACAAAATAATCAAAACGGAAAAGCAAGTTACACTATTTTATATGTTCACTCTAACATATTAACACATAATTTGTCACTCGGGATAtgacttcaaaaataaaacgttATTGGACACTCGAATGCGAACCATTTCAAACGCAGACTCTGCCTCAAATACTCGATTCGTGGTTTTAAAATGACTGCGACTTCTGACGTCAagttgaaaaaattaacttCGATCTCCAAAATAACTAAATTTTGACGACGGAAACTTTGGCAAAATAGTGTGCACTTTATTCACAATTGTTAGATTACCTTCGATCATTTgctacttccgtagtatgtgaaccaagatggcggacaccggaacgtagtatgtgtaccaggttggggttaggccataatttcaggtacaaatactacgggagtcactggGCTAAtcctactacgttccggtgtcagccatcttgATTCAGATACTACGGATGTGCCCatcattttgctaaattttacaaatattgacAGTGCCATTCCATATAATAAGCATGTATTTATGTCGTTTCGTAACAAAGAAAcagatttaatattgcatttatgGCCTTTTCTATTGTTACTAATCATCCTCGAATTTAGCATTctgaaaacagagaaaaatcgTACGTTTGCATCGCTGGTAAGCTCAGTATTGAAAGCATCGCCAATTGGAGACGTAGCTTGTAAAGAAGATTTGTTCTCTGCTACCTGAAAGCAAAACATGATTGATTAGTTAAATACAGATTTGATGATAATCAGTTATTTAATAATCTATTATTAGATCAATATAGGATACAAGGGTAGTGTCGCGTtaaagtaatattattttatacgtTGCAGGCAATGATATACCAAAGTGTCAATCCCTGAAGCAAATTGGAATTACTGCGGACTGCGGCACCCAGTCTCATACTTTGTCGGCGTCATTCCCTCGTATAAATATGAATTGACATCGATTAAAACATCTTACATTTGCATTGCTAGTCGGCAGAGTACTTGCAGCTTCGATATTTCCAGGTACAGTTACCAAATGAGCACTTTCGTCAATTACCTACAAGTAAAATGAAGTCATGTGTGTTAGGAACGAAATTTTACCGCGTGCGCAAATTCTGGCGGATTCGAATGTGACAATAGATTGATTCATAGAGTCGTTACATTATTATTTAAACCGATGTATTAATTTTCATGATTCTATAGCATTCTATGCTTCTAATTTTTGAAAAGATATCCCACTTCTTAGCTTTAGCTTTTAGAAGTCACATTCACATAATTTggcgataaaaaaaaaatcaaaatcacatttttagaagaaaaataTACTCACACCTACCTTCTCAACTTTTTGTTTGCCAACTGTATGATTGTTAGTCTGAGTTGATTTCTGATCaagtttctgaaaaataaagtttaacATGCATTTCAATATTTGAGGTTTGATTGTTAGCCAGGCTGTGTGTTTTATACAGGGCTCTTAACTTAAAGtcaacaaatgaaaattttgtttaaaatgtgATTCAATGTTTTTAACTACGTGAAAGATATTAAGTTCGTCACAAGATATAAAATACGATTCCgataagtttgaaaaaattgtgaCTTCATTGTctcatattcaaaacaatattttattaagattatatcaaaatatatttttcaatacctTGGGTTTGACGTCATCTGCTTTCCCCATTGTCTGCAAAAAAATGTTATGACATGCTTCATTACATTCTCCGAGCAACGCCCTAGATAAGCTGCCACCGATATGTCATAAGATTGTAAAACTGAATGAGCATGGTTTCTGCTACGAAAAATGCCAAGTCACATATCTTCGTAATAATGCAAAGTCAGATTAATAAAAGACTCTTGGGTTGATCCTGAAATCGTATTAGAACGTCCCAATGAAAGTGGCAATATTACGAAGTGAAATTAATTGTATTGTGTCTCTTTTTCAACGAGTATGAAAGTAACCTACAGCAACCATATTTTACCGTTTAGCATTTTACTAAATTCTGTAGCTTCTGTAGGTAGGTGTAGATGACTCGGCCGTTAGCAAGATTTTAGTATGATTCATACATAATGTGAGCAAAACCTCATTCAACTCATACACTGTTGTCAGACATAGAACGTAGAACAATGTCGAAAAGATATTATACCTAACATATAGTACTTACCCATATTTTTGAAGATGCTACAAATTGTTCCAATCTTTTAGCTGTGTTGATGAGTGAATGTAATTGTTGTTCTGTTTCCGCCATGTTGTCAATTTTGAAGTTGCTCAACGAGTCTCCCGATTGAGAAACTGCAGTATTTTTACGCAAATTAATTAAGacaattatcttatatatataaatattgaatgaactTACTAGCTATGTACATATAACATATATCgcatataaaaaaaagatttaggATTTCATCTTACctttattgcaaatattttcagatgatGTTGATGTTCCCGACAAAGCAGAATCTTCATTTATGTTCAAATTCATTTGAGACTGTTTTTCTTTTACAAAATCCAAACTTTTTTCGAACCATAATTTTGCCGAAGCAATTGATTCCAAACCACGAATCAATGATTTCTTCTGATCATCTAATTGTTCCATGAATTTCATCtgcaaaattagaaataaattagataAATAATTCGCTttccaaatgaaatttttattgttgttttaaaCCAATGCCCTGAACAAGGCTATATACCCAAGCAGCAGGTTGAAGTATAGATCTATAGAGTtaaaatgattacaaaaatGGTTATTAGAATCGTCTTATCCGAGGGACAACCAAGGCTGTGGAATCAGGGAAAATTTACGCCTCCTAGGTAAAGATATTTTTACTCCGATTTCGGACTCCTTCTCCAGCTGTGGACACCAgagcaaatcaaattttgaaaaaaaacttagGCATATGAAAGCCTTCTTTGATAGTGTTAGCAACGCTCTGTCaacgtaaataatttttttccgagtatctgtagaaaattttgacttctaTTACCGCTATGAAAACATTCCAAACTCCGACTACATGTCACCGAAATAAACCTTTGCATTTTCGTAGTTTTCAGTCATAAATGCTAATAGAATAAAACTAGTCTTTCTTAGCACTTTTAACGGAATAAATATTTCTCAGATTATTAGTGGTCTGTTTAGGCAACAATTTCAGGAATTTAGTATCTGCGACGTACCATGTTGTCGTTTATTTCTTTGCTCATTCCTTGACAAGGAACGTTTCTTTCCATATCGACAGACTTGTCACCAGACTGCGGCAATATTCCAGTCAATACAGGTGGAAAAGACATTGATGCCGCATCATAATCTTGATCTTTCGAACATTTCGAATCTGAAAGTTCTTTGACAACTTTGAATTTGTCTTTGGTAAGACTTCCCTTCTGCGAATCAGCGTTAGAATGAACTTTCGAAATTTCTTCGTTTCCTCCGCTGGCGACGTTCCTGGCAAAATATTGAGTGATTTTTAACCTTCCTACAAGAGactaaatttatcaaataatatacGATGGAATTACATATGATATGGCCAATTACgtgataaatatatacaaataaatttttaaactcAAAATGATATTTCTGCATGGATTTTGTAGAATAGCGTACAATAGATATTTTTGCATGTCTCTAATGAGTGGAAGATACCTGAAGCTCAATTATTTTCGCAAATACATGTAGAAAACAAAAGTAAGGGTATTTAGAAGCAAATATTGATGGAGtcaaaaaataagaaatatattttggtcGAAATTCTATCTGCATAGCTAATGTATGAAAATGTCAAAACAGACTCGTGACGGATCTGGTTTAAAGAAACTTTTATAACCTTGGCGATTTAGTGCCAGGAATTCCAAGAGGTGGGAGAGTGTTGCCACGTTTTCCGTCATTGTATCGCTCATGATCGATATAAGAAAGTGTTTCTTTATCATTGATCGTACTAATCTTGTCAAATGTCTTTTTCGGGTCCAGTTGGACACTCGAATTCGATTTATTTCTGCAAATAAAATCTGTTCTCTCAGGAAACATTCAGATCTGGAAACTTACTCCATGTTGCAGTTGATATAAAAAGCACAAAACTACGTTAACTACCAATCGCGTTTTCAAAGATTATTGTCAACAGTGTTAGGTAGAAATCCCCACCACTCGAGTCGATGCCAATGTCGAGTCAGGCAGTCAATTTAAGTATCATTGGTCGTTAGTTGATATTGCGTCCGAGTCATCCCATTTAGATGGTGTCGAGTCAAAGACCTGGGTTTCCTCTAACACTGCCTAACCCTGACATGAATTTGAAGTTTCGTTTTGTGACGTTGAGTTTTTCATTATAAGGTCGCATTAAAtaagtttaaactaaaatatCTCCTTCCTCATTCACGACCTAACCACAAGTAAAGTTTACGCTACCCAATTCCAGAATGATGCTTTTCTACCATCGGAGATCCAATATCGTCATGATTTGCAGACTTTGAAGAAGTCTTTGAAGAAATCTATTAATGTTATTCGAGACAGTAAGATGAATAGAA
The genomic region above belongs to Styela clava chromosome 13, kaStyClav1.hap1.2, whole genome shotgun sequence and contains:
- the LOC120332205 gene encoding uncharacterized protein LOC120332205 gives rise to the protein MSFPPVLTGILPQSGDKSVDMERNVPCQGMSKEINDNMMKFMEQLDDQKKSLIRGLESIASAKLWFEKSLDFVKEKQSQMNLNINEDSALSGTSTSSENICNKVSQSGDSLSNFKIDNMAETEQQLHSLINTAKRLEQFVASSKIWTMGKADDVKPKKLDQKSTQTNNHTVGKQKVEKVIDESAHLVTVPGNIEAASTLPTSNANVAENKSSLQATSPIGDAFNTELTSDANVSHTTEVKLPKNDQVTYAITKRRAYDPFYDEPICKVRPQYTMGKKNEVNEAEFSSNGNSRSLPNNKNVEDNLNVEMSSKEISQVEKEVEENKSPLPSASPIGDTDELASATNESHDEKVDEKKINDTHQDDETSKSNEESQKLGDEDCEDDYEDDFDSDTDESSKSSNELPSDDDLSPSSEDVEITKMAKYIKPNNAFPGKSCLALVPSSGRNNEIKKAVSFREALEDIRYYKIDDCPSKAGKGYFMSPFRLQEL